The Amblyraja radiata isolate CabotCenter1 chromosome 21, sAmbRad1.1.pri, whole genome shotgun sequence genome contains the following window.
TGCAGCATTTCTGACACTCTTCTGCTTTATTTGTTTGTGGACCCCATCCATCTCATATATAATTGACCTACACTTCCAATCCTCACCAGGACAGCAACCTGATCACCTTACCTACAATCCTCTCGCTGAATTTGTTCTACCTGTGAACAGTTGCAGGATATtggggagaccctagtgagagcctctataatggaagaggggaaccccgttccctaaagaatgaggacatctccaatgctctGCTATGGAAAAatgtcttgggcgcagatgcgccgtagacggatgaattgggagatggggatagagtctttacaagaagaagggtgggaagaagtgtagtcaagatagctatgggagtcagtaggataAACTAGGAGTTAGCACGCAGATAAAAGGACATGGGTTCACATATACACCAGACCTTGTAAGGATCGCAGTTTTTCATCCCAAAAATATTTGTGAAACAGATGGGTTGTCGTAATAATTGAATCATTTCATGATCACTATTAGACCTAgatttttgttttatgtttattcaAATACACCAAATTTAATTTAGATTCCACAGCTCAACAATAGAATTTGAATTTGTGACTTTGGATTATTTAAAAGCCTCTAAACTAACAGTTTGGTAACAAAACATTTCTGGAAGAAATAAatctgggtttagtttagtttattgtcacttgtaccgaggtacagtgaaaagcttgtggtgTACCTGGTGTTCATTTTCACTTATTTTCAATATTATTTTCATTAACTCTGTCACTCACACAGAAATGGTAAATTGGCCACTGAGTAATATAACTTGGAGAGTGTTAAGAGTACTGTATTCCACATATAGTGTTGTTAACCTGCTCCACCTTCCAATAAGATTATGAATGATCTTTTACTTCAGCGTCATTTTTCCACAAAAACCTTTGGTTCTGATAACAATCCAGACATGACACCTTCAAGAATCTGTTTTTAATTTGGACCACAATTCCTCTAACTCTCTCAGCAATACATTCCTAGTTCTACCCATGTAATTGGTTTCTGACCAACTGGATTCTCCACTTCTTAAGGCTGGCGAGATTTGCAACATTTGAACAAAGCAGGCAGCATGGCCAGCAGAACTTCCAGACAGTATCTACCTCTCAGACCCTGTGATATCTACTTTCCcatttcccccccacctctcagaCTGAATGGCCTCATATACTATGGTAATATAACACCATGGAAATTTCTGAGATTTATCCCAGGATTCTGAGGGAAGCAAGGAGGAGACTGCTGGGGCCGTGATAGAGATCTGTGtatcttctttagtcagaagactGGGgaatagccaatgttgttcctttgcttAGGAAAGGCCTCAAGCTTATCAGGAAATTTATAGGCTGAAGAACCTTACATCAGTTGTTGGGAAATTATTGGAAAAGGCTCTTAAGGACAGGATTTACTTACATTCAGAAAAGCATGGATTATTAGCAGTTCAACATGGCTTCGCGTGTGAGAGGTCCAGCCTCATAAATTTGATTAACCTTTATTAGGAAATGATGAAGATGTTCCTTATTGATCATCTTCATCACTTCCTAATGAAAGTTGATCAAATTTATGATTAGGGCAGTGAAAGTCGTCCTTCATGTTTTGCTGGCCCAGATGATTAAGTCACACGTGAAACATGGTGAGTTGGTAAATTTGATCCAAAATTGACCTGGTCACAGAAGACAGAGGCTGATTGTAGAATGGTGTTTTTCTGACTGCAGATAATGGCGTTCCGTATGAATCAGTGCTGgtacctttgttgtttgtcatctatttcAATGATCTAGATGAAAATATTGATGCTCCCATTAGTAATTTTTGCAGATTGGTGGCATTATGGATAGCGAGAAGGCTGTTAAAGGATACAGCAGAatatagatcagttggaaattTTGGCAGTgaaatggcagatgcaatttaatctgGAAAAGTACAAGTTGATGAGGACATTTTTGGAGGTCAGGTGCAAGTGCAAATTATACAGTAAACAGCAGAATCTTTAGgggcattaatgtacagagggatctaagGATGCAAATCCAACCTatctccaccacccccctccatctatagttcatgctgccttgggaaagcagccaacaaaatcaaggaGCATTCACACCCTTGTCATTCCCTCATTCTCCCTTTCTCATCAGCTAGAAGTTACAAACACTTGAAGGCATGTGGCACAgattaaggaacagcttcttccccactgctatcacacaaaggagattttcaagacaattttttttaatatacaccTGGAACAGGCTGTCATGGGAGAATATCGAAACAgattgtttaagaggcatttagacaccaAGAGGCAGAAACAGGAAGCAACAAACAGGAAATAGGCGTCACTGTAGTATagctgctgctgcttcacagtgccagagaccagagttcgatcctggcttCTGATGCTGCTGTGGTTTGCACTTCTCCGTGACcaagtttctctgggtgctccagtttcctcccatataccaaagacatgtgggtttgtaggttaattaacataTGTAAAATTCCTCTAGTgggtggggagtggatgcaaagtgggataacaaaaccagtgtgaatgggtgattgttggtcggcatggaccaggtgggctgaagggcctgtttccatggtgtatcttttCATCAATCCATCAACCAAAAAATTAGAGGGATACTACGGCTCATGAAATAAATGCTGGTCCTAATTTCAAGTGAATTGGAGTTTAAAAATAAGTAACCATTACAAGGCATTAGTGAGACCAATAGAGTAGTGTGAACGGGTTTAGCCCCCTTATGGAAACATATTATTTCATTGGAGGTGGATCAGGGGTTTCACAAGGATGATCCTTGGAACATCGCAGGCAATCGcaaccttattgaaatataagagATTTGTAGGAAGTGAGACGGTAACTGCTCAGAGATTATTCCTCTCATTGGAAAAATAAAAGACATGGTATTTTTTAACTAAAGGGTGTCCATATAAGATTGAGATGATGTATAAATTCTCTGAGAAATTCTGTTGGGAACTCCTGACACCGGAGCTGTGGGAGGCAGGATCTTTGTGCACATAGATATTTCTAAttagtaagggaatcaagggttaAAGAGCATAAACAGGGAAAGTGGACTTGAGGGATATTAAATTGGCCATAGAGAAAGGCAGAGCCATCTCAAGGGGCTGAAAGATAAAATACCTGTTGATGCTTCTGATGATCTTATCTACTTTTGTTTAACGTGAGAGAGAAAGTAATTCAAATCTGTCCATTACTGTCAAGTCAACAGCTCTAAAGTTCCTTGCCTTTCTCCAACAGTCCTACAACCACAAATATGGAAAAGATGAAAATATATGAAAAAGAAACTCCTTGCCACCAAATTATCAATTTTCCTTTTATCAGTGCACCTAGAAATAGCCATGCCATCACATCATTTGGTAAAGTGCCACAAGGCATGAGAATCACAAATTCATGTATATCTTGCTGTGAATTCAATGGAAAGGAAAAGTCACCATTTCACCTTTGCTCAGGTTTCTGATGCCTTGCTTCCAAACATTTCCTCAGGTACTCAGGCAACATAATGGAACGAAGGAATCAAATCCTAAAAAAAGGGAGAACAATTCCAAATCTTTTGTTTAATGAGAATTGACCCAGCTTAGATGGAGCTCTTTGTGGAAATAATTGTCACAAATTTGGATGACCTTTCATCACAAAAAAAGTTCAAGGCAGATGTCAAGTTTGTCTTATTGTTTCAACCACACAGGATCAAAACCTATACATAAAATGAATGAAATGGAAGTAAGAGTTATTGGTCATTCCATTTTATAATCAGAACTGAACTGGAAACTAAAAAGTTATTTTCATCAATAAGGCTGCTATTTCCCAAGGCAAAGCTTTTTAGCACCAGCATTTGAAGCAGATATTATGAAAACAATATTGTCACAAACATTTTTCTCTTCTTTCGTATCAGGTTCACGTCCTTAATCCTGTTAAAATTGCAGATATGAACCAGTTTACAAAACATTCCAATTTTACATCATTGTCAAATACGGAAGTATCATAATGCGATTTTGAAGGTATTAATTTTCAGGTTAATGGTAATGATATCAAACTTTGGAGATACGAAAATCAGAAATGGCCTAGCAAAAAACTATGAGAATGAATGAGTGTAAAAAGTGGAATTTAAGATCAAAGAACAATCAGGAGTTAATAAATATCGCACAAATCATCTTTTCCCAGAACTCCACCAACTGCTTCCCTGCAGCTTCATCACATTCTGCTTTTCCTGAGGGCTGAAATGCAGAATGGTGAGAATAGCGGTCAGTGTCTGCTGGCGTCCCAGAGCATCAGACAAGGTCAGGAACCTGTAGGTCACATTTTTCACATATTCCAGGTTGGCTCCTTCCCGATTTTTGTCTCTGAGATGTTTCTGTATTTCATCTTGAAGAGCCTCAACATTTTCTTTGTGCCTTTCTTTCTCCATTAGGAGACTGTCCTCCAGCTGATGAACTACAGCTTCCATTTGGTgtttttgcttcctcagtgtTGTGACCTCAAGCTCCTTTCGTGCCAGCTGTTCTGCATAGTGAAGAAAAGTAGGCTCATTAGGTCCTGAATACTTAGCAGTCTGCTTCACAATAGCTTGACAGAAATCATCTTGAAGATCATCTTCATTCTGAGAACCATTCCCCTCAGACCAAAACTTGCTTTCAACATAGTTTTTATGACTTGATAGCCCACTGGAGCCCAAGCGTAGTGTTtcagtctctctgtctttctccgcTAAGACTGCAAGAGCCCTATCTCTATGTTTGTGCATTTCTTCTTCCAGTTTAATAACTCTTTCATGATACTGGATCTCAATCTTTTCCATTTCTTTCTTATGAGCTGTTTGAAGCTGGGTAATATACTGTTTATTTGCCTCATTATCACATTTGTGCTTGGCTTCCATTTCATCACATGCAAGGCGGAGGGTAATATATTTCTCTTtcagctctgccagctgctcaCGCAAAGTCTCTAACTCTTTGGTTGTATTGCCATCTTTAGTGTTCTTGTTTTTGAGCACAACTTGAGCCCTCATTTTATAGCGTTCAAATTCTTCCTTCAACTGTTTCAACTCCTGTTGATAATAGAAAACAGAAGCTTTCTCTCCATCTGACGTGTCAGGTGTGTCTGTGGAATCAACTTCACAAAGCTTCTCCATGTCTAAGGGTTCCTGTGATTTCCGGTCTGCCAGTGCCAACAGTTTCTTTAGCTTTTCCATTTTGTCTCTCAAAATATTGACATCTAGATTAGATTCATCGACCATTAGATCCAACGATGTTCTGTTGGATGCAGCATTGGCCAAAGTCTTGTTCTCCATATCCAATTGTATAATTCGCTCTTTCAGTTTGTGAATTGTCATCTTGTCTTTCTGCTTACCCTTGTCATAAGTACCGACAAGATCAGAAAGCTCAGAGACTCGGGTTTCCAAATTTGCAACTCGTTCCTCCTCCATTTGAGAGAAGTGACGAAGCTGTTCTTGGGACTGTGCAGCCTAAGCATGGGGAGTGAAGGAGGATAGTCTTAAGCACAGTTAGATTAACAGTACAGgttcaccactgattttctggcacccttgagTTCAGAGCCTTGCCATATTATCCCTttagccggaccaacagaggccatGGCAAATTCGGTGGCGGAAGTCATCTATGGGAACAGAATTGCCGGCTCCAGCCGGGTTTAAATTCCAGGGCCTCAGCcagcaaattcgacccgccgatctGTCATGGTAGTCGGccatgggaacagatctgcctgATCCAaccaggccggagttccagaacCCTGGCCGCATAGGGGAAATTAAACCGCCGATTagcgcggaagtcccgatgaggtcaagaTTGCCCTAGGCTCCAGATTTACGGGGGAattccggaggggggggggggggtttcaagtgcactctcgtaattttgtccggtttaacggaggtgccggaccaccagttgccagaaaatcagtggtggccTATATACCTACAAATACATAAAGTGTAACATACAAATGATTCGGGAGATCAATTATTTTTTCCTTCAGAACTACATAAGAAATGCATTCACATCTACTGGAACACATGGCCGTTTTACATAGTTAGTGGATCATTTACGGCAAGGGTATTTCTTGTTCTTTGGCTAGTAATGGAAGCAAAAATGTTTTACAGCTTCCATTTCCCAACAATGTGAAAGGACCATTGAATGTTAAAGTTTAATGCCGTTTCTGAGCATTGAACTAAGCATGGTGTATGTGTACACagacaggaaaaaaaaaagagtaggaaagaactgcagatgctggtttaaatcgaaggtagacacaaaatgctggagtaactcagcgggacaggcagcatctctggagaaaaggaatgggtgacgttttgggctgagacccatcttcagactaatctcaggggagtgggcgggacagacatagaatgtagtcggagacgtagacagtaagactggtgggagaactgggaggggatggagagagagggaacacaaaggctatttgaagttagagaaatcaatgttcatactgctggggtgcaagctacccaaacaaaatatgaggtgctgttcctccaatttgcgctgggcctcattctgacaatggaggaggcccaggacagaaaggtcacattgggaatggaagggggaattaaagtgcagagcaaccgggagattgggtATGTTAAGGCAGACTCAGCGGAGGTGTTGAGCAAAACGATAGcagagtctgcgcttggtctcgctgatgtacaggagttgacgcctggaacagcagatacactaTTCTattcaataaaaggctattctatattctatacagtaggtgaagttggaggaggtgcaagtgaacctctgcctcacctggaaagactgccggggtccttggatggtgtcgaggggggaggtaaagggacaggtgctgcatctcctgctgttgcaggagaaagtacctggggagggggtggtttgggtgggaatggacgaattgaccagggagttgcggagggaacggtccctgcggaaagcagaaaggggtggagatgggaagatgtggccagtagtgggatccccttggaggtggtgaaaatgttggaggattacctgctgtatgcgatgggtgatggggtggaaggtgaggacaagggggaatctgtccttgttacgaatggggggagggggaacaagagcggagctgcaggatatcgaggagacccatgtgagagcctcatctataatggaagaggggaacccccgtttcctaaagaatgaggacatctctgatgacctggtatggaaaacctcatcctgagattaaggcctggtgctcgtcagtgggatcatggtccaaggataagtaggaggaggtataTGAGAGTTGTCACCTGGCCTCTGACTGGTAGAGGTTAGAGCGCCAGAtatcacggcacctcccttgtcggcgggtttgattatcaagtcgggagttgctgcagagtgagcggagggctgtacgttcgggggggaggggttagagtAAGAAAGGGCAGTGGAAATGTTCTGccggcagttggaaatgaaaagctttaaagaaggtagagggccatcactgggtggtgaggattccttcccatagaaaaaggcacggagGCGGAGGCGATAGAAGCTCTACGTTGTGGCAAacccggaactcgttgaggtgggggtgGACGGGAACAAAAGTGAGGCCTCTGCGGAGGACAGACCGTTTGGTATCaatggggatggtgaacacacggcaagggcGGGGATTGGGGTCGGAGGAAGGCAGATGAGTAGATGGGAGGTCGAGGAGATGTCTGGTggggtgttcagagaggaggggggcattaTATAGGTGGGAAGTTGCTGGGCCACCTGGTTAAAATGGGAAGGGGAAGAAACAGTGGAATCCCCACTGAGGTTCCCTGGAGGAGGGGGTCggagcagtaggacccagcagagtcagactACGTGGTGTGGGAGTGTACTCATAGAGTCCCCCCAGtcctcaacttccaccccattagcCGTCGCATAATCCTCCTACAttgtcgccacctccaacgggaccccACTATTGGCCGCACCGtatcatctccacccctttctgctttccgcagagaccgttccctccgcaactccctgctcaactcgtcccttccaaaCAAAAACCACGTCCTCCCaagatactttcccttgcaaccgcaggagatgcaacacctgtcccttacctccccactcgactccatccaaggacaccgACAGTCTTTCgaggtgaggcagatgttcacttgcatctcctccaacctcagctactgtaactcttgtacatcggcgagaccaagcgcaggctcagcgatcgtttcgctgaacacctccgctgagTCTGCcttaatctacctgatctcccggttgctcagcactttaattccccctcccattccctatcTGACCttgctgtcccgggcctcctccattgtcagagtgcgacccagcgcaaattggaggaacagcccctcatattttgcttggatagcttacaccccagcggtatgaatattgagttctctaacttcaaatagcccttgctttccttctctccatcccctcccccttcccagttctaccaccagtctgactgtctccgactacattctatctatgtcccgcccactcccctgacatcagtctgtagaaacgtcacccattccttctctccagagatgctgcctgtcccgctgagattctccagcattttgtgtctaccaaggaaAAAAAAGAACTTCCTTGCACAAACAATTCCATAAGTAAAACATTGCAATTAACTTTAATTAACTTGAATGGAAGAAAAGAAGTTGGAATAGCTGAGGGATAGAATAAGAGTATGAATTGCCTCTCTTGGAGGGTATAAAAATATTCAGATGAATTaggctgaaataaaacaaaacagggtGCTCCATTGCAAGTACTTATTAACGAGCAAAACCTAACTCAAAGTTGCATGAAGATGTATTAAGGCAGTGAATAAAAGTTCAGTGAAAAAGATAAGGCTTTAATGGCATCTTAAAAGAGGCAGAAATTAGCGAAACTTGAGGTCTAACCTGTTGAATGCATCATACTAATGGAGGACCAATTAAAACCTTCATTGCTATGATGCCTTGGACGCCAGATGAATATCTTTTGGGTTATGTTATTATTAAAGAGAGATGCCAGATGCAGGTATTGGCAAGGACATGGAGTCATTTGGAAACTTTACAACTGAGGCATAATATAAGTCAACGGTGATGGGTGAACATGTCTTGGTTTGGCTAAGGATAAGCTAAAATAGATTGAGTAATCTCCAACTTCCAAAGGCTGTGAGGGGGATGTCAAGTTGAGTAAGAATGAAGATGCCCAGTGCAAAAGCACTGTCCTAATGTGGAAAACACTAATATGCATACAAAATACTACAATGACAGACTGAGATGTCTGATGTGCCAGGAAATAATTATACCATTTTGAATATAACCTATTACATTGCACTATCTTGGAAAAAGACCTAAAATCTCCGATAAGTGAAACCGTATCAGGATTTTTAAATTAACTGTGGCAGACATAGTTAATAAAATCGGACCTTTTCTGGATTATTTCCAGTATTGACAATCCAGAGTTGAGACATTTTGTAGATCTGTGTGTTATTTTATCAGTAAACATTTTAGTTAAttcgatttttatttatttccatGCATGAAGTTACCAGAGATAGAAAAACATTTGATAAAAGGGTCAAAGCAGAATGTATGTCATTAAATTAGGTAATCCCCTGGACAATGGGTGACTGAGCCCCTGGACAAAAGCAGGAacaggcatttccttccattttaaTATCAGGACTAATAAGATATAACTAAAATATCTATGCACAAAACATTAGAAATAAATTCAGGAAATAAATAGCACTAAAAGCCATTAGTACCTACAAGTTAAGGCTGTATAATGCCTCAGGTAAGAGCCACTAAGAATCATGAGGTGGTACAAACTTCGTCCTTCAACAAAAAAATATATCAATCATGGTTGAACTGAAGAAAAACAATCCTGGATAGAACACGATCAGAAGAGACAAAGAAAGCAAAAAAGAGATAGCATTAATAAAAGGACACTGAAGAAAGACTATTAAAAGAAAAGTCAAAGATTTTGTAACAGAATCCAACATTCATTGCAGGTTGCTGAATTGTGAGAACTAATTTTAGGAAGATATTAGCAGAAGAAACTTGCTGCAATGATGGGGCATAATTTATGGGCATCCACTATCCCACAAATATATAACCAATATATAACTAAATGGTGATTCATAATAAACTTGAATATTCATAATCTTGAATATGTTCGAAGAACTTAGCACCAATGTGGAAATCTGAATTAGTCAGTAAGTGGCCATTTATTGATGAAGTCTATTACCTTCCTTATTTCCAAATGAAGTTGTGCCTGATAATGAGCCTTTGTCTCAGTTATTTCCATCTCCAATTCCTGTAAACGTGGGTGTGGTTTTCTCTTCTCTTCTTCAGCAAGCCGTAGTGCAGTCCTCACCTCTTCCACCTCCTTACTCAAATGCTTCATTTGAGCCTCGCAGTCATCTACCCTATCTGCCGCATAACTTTTTGAAGTCAATAGATCCTTTGTGTCTTCAAGTTTTAGTTCAATATCTTGACGAAAAGCTCTCTCTACCTGCAGCAGCTTTTGAAGTTCATGAAGCATTGTGGCGTGGTCAATTTGCTCCCGGTCCCGCTCATGTTGCTGGGTAATAATCCGTGCCTTAGCCTCTGCTAGTTGTTCTTGGACTTTTTTAATCTCAGCTTCATATTTGGAGTCTTCTTCTTGAAACTTCTGTGTCAAGTCTTCCAGCTCTTGTCTCATTTTCTTCTTGTCTGTTAAATAAGAAGCTTCCATTCGTGATTTTTCTTGTGTAACAGTTGCCAAAGCATTGGTCAGTGTTGCCAAATGACCtttcaattgcatttttttatCAGTTTCACTGTGGCTCTGCTGTTCCCCACTCACAACAATGCCACTTTCAGTACTGTTGGCTTCCTCACTCTTTGGAGGGCTCCCCCCAGCTTCCAATTCTCCCAATATCTTGTCCTCATTATTTAACTCTCCTTTGTTGCTACTAGTCAAACTGGCTGTTGTGTCCAAACTATTCACAGTCCTCAGACTGTCCTCACTATGGACTGAGCTTTGATCATCTCCAATGTCAGAGCAGAACGCTGCACTCACAGAGTCTATGTTCTGTAAATTATTATCTACTTCCTGTGATACAGAGAGAACTTTTAAACTGGCTTCTAAAGCCTCTTTCTCTTTAAGGAGACTTTTGTAAGCCTGCACGACATCTCTCAAACGTGCCTGGTACTGGAACAGTTGCTTCTTCTGAGTTTCAATGGTATCCAAAAGCTCTCTCTTATTGGGGCCACCACCAAAGTTCACACCAAACTTCTCCATGTCAATTCAAAGTGGACCTCAGAGCAAACAAACCATCTGCAATAAGGAGGAAGAATATATGACTTAATAACAACAAATTTTCTTTATTAAACAGGAGCTAATGCATTATCCTTAGATATGCAGAATATATTTGCTAAGAAAAATATATTGCAGAAGATATATGGTACAAAAGGTAACTTACTGGCAGGCTGAATTAAAAAGAGGAAAGGATAAATGGGCCTTTTCATTTTTTCTGGTTATTGTGCTACAGGGATGGGTGGTGGGGCATCAACTTTAACAACATTATATAAATAACTTTGTTGAAGGTGCTAAACATTTGTTTGCTAAATTTACCAATGACGCAAAGTAGGAAAGTTAGTTTGAATAAGAGTAGCACATGAGAATACAATGGAACATAGATAGATTTTGAGTATGTGAGCAAAGATCTGGCAATTTGAGTATAATGTGGGATAATGCAATATTCAGTTTGGTAAGTAAATATAAAATGCCTCATATATCTAAATAATAAGAGATCGCAAAGCTCTGAGATGAGGCAGGGTCTGGGTGTCCTGGTGCGCGATTCTCAGTAAGTTAGTATGCAAGTAATTAGGAAAGTTAACAGAATGTAATGGCTTATTACAAGTGAACAGAATGTATGTATTGAAGTTAAGCTTCAGCAACATGTGATATTGTAGAGAGTACACATGGGGTACCATGTAAAATACTGTATAAGGCACAATGtacaatatataaaatcatgagagacatagatagggtagacagtcagtacctttttcccaggatggaaacatcaaatactagagggcatagctttaaggtgagagaggcaaagtttaaagaagatgtgcggggcaagttttatttacACTGAAGGTGACTAGTCACTGTAACGAGCTGCTGGGCTTGGTGGTTAAGGCAGACACCACAATGGcaattaagagacttttggataggcatatggatatgcaaagaatgatatggattatgtgcagacagataagaatttgtcttggcatcatgttcggcacagacaatgtggcTGAAGATcctgttattgtgctgtattgttctgtgttcaaactgttttttttccttgtttaagaaagtATACTTTATTCTCCCGACATTCTTCTTAACACCCCAGATTCCACCAGTTACCTGCGTCCTGGCTTTTTACAATGGTTAATTAACATATCAACCAGCATGTTTTGGggggtttgggaggaaactggctcACCTATAGAAAACCCACGATATCATAGGGAAAATATGCAAgctccatagacagcacccaaggtcagggttgaacctgggactctggagtTGTGGGGCAGCTGCTCAACCCTGTAAGTCACCATGTGTCAGAAGCTGTTGAGAGAAAGTTTAATGGACTAATATCTGGAGTGTTCAGGTTGGCATATGTGGAACGGTTAGGAGGCTAGACTTGTGTCTGCTGGTGTTTAGATGAATAAAGAAAAACAGCGATTTTTGACCAGCTGGAATGGGGAAGATGAAACAATGACCCAGTGAGTAAAAAATGTGTAGAAAGCAAAATCCCAGTAATTAAAGGGCATGCAAAACAAGAATTGCAATGAGTTTAAGAGGAGCATAGGAACTAAATCCTTGTGAATGTAACTGGAATGCAGGAACAAGAATCCAGGCAAATTTACATAATTGAAAGAATCTggtcatataacaataaaacaagcAATGAGAAAATACTGGATACCGCTTTTGCACTCCGTGCTATTTCATATTTAATGGACTGCCAAAATGATCCATTTGTGATGCTACGAACATCAAGGATAGTTGGTTTCAAGAGTATACAGACAGGGACAGAACCAGGCAGACAAAAACAAATTGAACAGGTAGTTAGTTCCATAAAGCCCAGATGGAGAT
Protein-coding sequences here:
- the gcc1 gene encoding GRIP and coiled-coil domain-containing protein 1; the encoded protein is MEKFGVNFGGGPNKRELLDTIETQKKQLFQYQARLRDVVQAYKSLLKEKEALEASLKVLSVSQEVDNNLQNIDSVSAAFCSDIGDDQSSVHSEDSLRTVNSLDTTASLTSSNKGELNNEDKILGELEAGGSPPKSEEANSTESGIVVSGEQQSHSETDKKMQLKGHLATLTNALATVTQEKSRMEASYLTDKKKMRQELEDLTQKFQEEDSKYEAEIKKVQEQLAEAKARIITQQHERDREQIDHATMLHELQKLLQVERAFRQDIELKLEDTKDLLTSKSYAADRVDDCEAQMKHLSKEVEEVRTALRLAEEEKRKPHPRLQELEMEITETKAHYQAQLHLEIRKAAQSQEQLRHFSQMEEERVANLETRVSELSDLVGTYDKGKQKDKMTIHKLKERIIQLDMENKTLANAASNRTSLDLMVDESNLDVNILRDKMEKLKKLLALADRKSQEPLDMEKLCEVDSTDTPDTSDGEKASVFYYQQELKQLKEEFERYKMRAQVVLKNKNTKDGNTTKELETLREQLAELKEKYITLRLACDEMEAKHKCDNEANKQYITQLQTAHKKEMEKIEIQYHERVIKLEEEMHKHRDRALAVLAEKDRETETLRLGSSGLSSHKNYVESKFWSEGNGSQNEDDLQDDFCQAIVKQTAKYSGPNEPTFLHYAEQLARKELEVTTLRKQKHQMEAVVHQLEDSLLMEKERHKENVEALQDEIQKHLRDKNREGANLEYVKNVTYRFLTLSDALGRQQTLTAILTILHFSPQEKQNVMKLQGSSWWSSGKR